From a region of the Ovis aries strain OAR_USU_Benz2616 breed Rambouillet chromosome 2, ARS-UI_Ramb_v3.0, whole genome shotgun sequence genome:
- the AUNIP gene encoding LOW QUALITY PROTEIN: aurora kinase A- and ninein-interacting protein (The sequence of the model RefSeq protein was modified relative to this genomic sequence to represent the inferred CDS: inserted 1 base in 1 codon) → MRRRDPEKEEEACGVWLDAAALKRRKAQTHLIKSGTKMLTLLPGERKAKISFTQRSCPSAGTRQTSIASFLTLQPGKTNGADQRSVSSHTESWTNKESKEDTAQMEHLTQGLRDDFMAPPLATSTPADIQEARLSPQSLKASCHHGIGTPYLTVPSLSRPDTSVCAGESKASLACSFTQDLESSCLLDQKEGEDSSCEREWLHGSKKNNYQSVERHSKTTGHKGHQLLDKTNWENVSAKSNRQAPVLQTYKDSQHRANTKAVKQSSCPIPEFSWDSERNDKDPWSQLFTEDSQGQRVIAHNSRAPFRDVTNDQNQGYGQVPNSLWAQCQDRTTQFNLQPDLLFTQDSEVQALAXQQDCCRFLTDGQKHLR, encoded by the exons ACACATTTAATCAAGTCAGGCACCAAAATGTTAACACTCCTTCCTGGAGAGAGAAAAGCTAAAATTTCTTTTACTCAAAGAAGCTGTCCATCTGCAGGCACTCGGCAGACCAGCATTGCTTCCTTCCTCACCTTGCAGCCAG GAAAGACAAATGGTGCTGACCAGAGGAGTGTTTCATCTCATACAGAAAGTTGGACCAACAAAGAGTCTAAGGAAGACACAGCCCAGATGGAACATCTGACCCAGGGCTTGCGGGATGACTTCATGGCACCCCCTTTAGCCACTTCAACCCCTGCAGACATCCAGGAAGCTAGACTTTCTCCTCAGTCTCTGAAGGCTTCTTGCCACCATGGAATAGGAACCCCATACTTGACTGTGCCGTCTTTGTCCCGGCCTGATACCTCAGTCTGTGCTGGAGAGAGTAAGGCCTCACTGGCCTGCTCCTTCACCCAAGACCTGGAGAGTTCTTGCTTGCTGGACCAAAAAGAGGGAGAGGATTCATCCTGTGAAAGGGAATGGCTTCATGGatctaagaaaaataattatcagaGTGTGGAGAGACACAGTAAAACAACTGGGCACAAGGGCCATCAGCTCTTGGATAAGACTAACTGGGAAAATGTGTCTGCCAAAAGCAACAGGCAGGCCCCTGTCCTTCAAACATACAAGGATTCCCAGCACAGAGCAAACACGAAAGCTGTGAAACAAAGCTCTTGCCCTATTCCTGAGTTTTCCTGGGACAGTGAAAGGAATGACAAGGACCCCTGGAGTCAGCTTTTCACCGAGGATTCTCAGGGCCAGCGGGTCATTGCCCACAACTCTAGAGCTCCTTTCCGAGATGTAACCAATGACCAAAATCAGGGCTATGGGCAGGTTCCTAATAGCCTTTGGGCTCAGTGCCAGGACAGGACCACCCAGTTCAATCTGCAGCCTGATTTGCTCTTTACCCAGGACTCTGAAG TCCAAGCTCTAG TTCAGCAAGACTGTTGCAGATTTTTAACTGATGGGCAGAAACATCTGCGGTGA